The Elaeis guineensis isolate ETL-2024a chromosome 14, EG11, whole genome shotgun sequence genome has a segment encoding these proteins:
- the LOC105057644 gene encoding BTB/POZ domain and ankyrin repeat-containing protein NPR5 — MEDSLKSLSLDYLNLLINGQAFSDVTFSVEGRLVHAHRCILAARSLFFRKFFCGPDPPSPGLLLLHQDLHPHHHQSPRSPSGASTSSPRGGGAAVIPVNSVGYEVFLLLLQFLYSGQVSIVPQKHEPRPNCSERGCWHTHCTAAVDLALDTLAAARSFGVEQLALLTQKQLASMVEKASIEDVMKVLMASRKQDMQQLWTTCSHLVAKSGLPPEVLAKHLPIDVVAKIEELRLKTSLARRSSFMAHHPLDIAAAGPSSAELEDHHHKIRRMRRALESSDVELVKLMVMGEGLNLDDALALHYAVENCSREVVKALLELGAADVNCPAGPAGKTPLHIAAEMVCPDMVAVLLDHHADPNIRTVDGVTPLDILRTLTSDFLFKGAVPGLSHIEPNKLRLCLELVQSAAMVMSREEAANSGGGGGRNPNTTIYHPMNPEPSNCNANSLSSSSSSMVNLSLDSRMVYLDLGMAAQLGCKISDGGEDDSGSSRSQGGGGGIGPSSSMYSSHGFP; from the exons ATGGAGGATTCACTGAAATCCCTCTCCTTGGACTACCTGAACCTCCTGATCAATGGCCAGGCCTTCAGCGACGTCACCTTCAGCGTGGAGGGCCGCCTCGTCCACGCCCACCGCTGCATCCTCGCCGCCCGCAGCCTCTTCTTCCGCAAGTTCTTCTGCGGGCCCGATCCCCCTTCCCCgggtctcctcctcctccaccaggACCTCCACCCCCACCACCATCAAAGCCCCCGCTCCCCTTCCGGCGCATCCACCTCCTCCCCACGCGGCGGCGGCGCCGCCGTGATCCCCGTGAATTCAGTCGGCTACGAGGTGTTCCTGCTGCTGCTGCAGTTCCTCTACAGCGGCCAGGTCTCCATCGTCCCGCAGAAGCACGAGCCGCGCCCCAATTGCAGCGAGCGCGGCTGCTGGCACACCCATTGCACCGCCGCCGTCGACCTTGCCCTCGACACCCTCGCCGCCGCCCGGTCCTTCGGCGTCGAGCAGCTGGCGCTGCTCACCCAG AAGCAACTGGCGAGCATGGTGGAGAAGGCGTCGATCGAGGACGTGATGAAGGTGCTGATGGCGTCGCGCAAGCAGGACATGCAACAGCTGTGGACCACCTGCTCCCACCTCGTCGCCAAGTCGGGCCTCCCCCCCGAGGTCCTCGCCAAGCACCTGCCCATCGACGTCGTGGccaagatcgaggagctccgcCTCAAGACCTCCCTCGCCCGCCGCTCCTCCTTCATGGCCCACCACCCGCTCGACATCGCAGCCGCCGGCCCCTCCTCTGCTGAGCTCGAGGACCACCACCACAAGATCCGGCGCATGCGCCGCGCCCTCGAGTCCTCGGACGTCGAGCTCGTCAAGCTCATGGTCATGGGCGAGGGGCTCAACCTCGACGACGCGCTCGCCCTTCACTACGCCGTCGAGAACTGCAGCCGCGAGGTCGTCAAGGCGCTCCTGGAGCTCGGCGCCGCCGACGTCAACTGTCCCGCCGGGCCGGCGGGGAAGACTCCCCTTCACATCGCCGCCGAGATGGTATGCCCCGACATGGTCGCCGTCCTCCTCGACCACCACGCGGACCCCAACATCCGGACGGTTGATGGGGTCACTCCGCTCGACATCCTCCGAACCCTCACCTCGGACTTCCTCTTCAAGGGCGCCGTCCCGGGGCTCTCGCATATCGAGCCCAACAAGCTCCGGCTCTGCCTTGAGCTCGTCCAGTCCGCGGCGATGGTCATGTCGAGGGAGGAGGCAGCAAATAGCGGCGGCGGCGGAGGTCGAAATCCCAACACGACTATCTACCATCCGATGAATCCCGAGCCCAGCAATTGTAATGCAAACAGcctcagcagcagcagcagcagcatggTGAACCTTAGTCTCGATTCGAGAATGGTTTACCTCGATCTTGGCATGGCGGCGCAGTTGGGGTGCAAGATCAGTGATGGGGGTGAGGATGACAGCGGCAGCAGTAGGTCTCAAGGGGGTGGTGGTGGCATCGGCCCATCATCCTCCATGTATTCTTCTCATGGCTTCCCGTAA